The nucleotide sequence ACCTCGGCGACCTGCTCGGGCGCGATCGGGCCGATGTGCTGGTAGCGGACGATGCCCTGGCCATCGACGATGAAGCTTTCCGGCACGCCCGAGGAGCCGAAGGCGATCTGCGCCTCGCCGACCGGATCGTCGCCGATCGCGCCGAACGGGTCGCCATATCTGGCGAGGAATTCGGTGACGTCCTCCGGCTTGTCGCGAAGGGCGACGGCGTCGATCGCGACGCCGCGCTTCTGGAGTTCGAGCAGGACCGGCGCCTCGGCGATGCAGGGGACGCACCAGCTGGCGAAGAAGTTGACCAGGCGCGGCTTGCCCTGGCCGAGGTCGGCAGTGGCGAGGCCGGGTCGGCCGGGCAGCATGGGCCCGGCGGCAAAGGCCGGCGCCTCCCGCCCGACCATGCGCGAGCGGATGTTGCTGTCGGGCGGCGCAGCCAGCCGCCAGGCCGCGGCGGCGACGAAGCCGACGAAGATCAGCAGCGGGACGATCAGCCAGAGGCGGCGGCTCATACCGCGGCTCCGGAGACGGGTAGAGGCCGTCCTCTCTCGCGGCGCAGGCGGCCGATCATCGCCAGCAGGCCACCGAGCGCGATCAGCGCCCCGCCAAGCCAGATCAGGGTGACGAACGGCTTCCACCACAGGCGGAGCTGCCAGCGGTCACCTTCGCGATGGCCGATGACGGTGTAGAGCTGACCGTTCCAGCGAGTGGCGATCGCCGCTTCGTTGGTTTCGGTCGCCGGCGAGCTGAAGTAGCGGCTCTGCGGATCGAGGCGGATGGAGGTGCCGCCGCGGGTCGCGACCAGATGCCCCTCGATCGCCGTCCAATTGGGTCCGGGGACCGGGTCGACGCCGTTGAAGCGCACCTGCCAGGGTCCGACGCCAAGCACCTGACCGGGACGGGCGGCGGCGAGCGTCTCGCGGGTGAAGGCGGCGTCGGAGGCGGCGCCGGCCATGGCGACTGCGATCCCGAGATGGCTGATCACCATGCCCCAGATGGTCAGGGGCGTTCGGCGCAGGTCGCGCCCCGCGAGCGGCAGGAAGCTGGCAGTAGCGAGCCCTGCCGCGAAGGCGAGGCCGAGACGCGGCAGGATGCCCATGGCGGGGTCGAGGAAGGTCAGGCCGAAGGCGGCGACCGTGACAAGCGCCGGTCCGGCGATGCGGCGGAGATTGGGTCGGCTGTCCTTGCGCCAGCGCAGCAGCGGACCGATGAACAGCAGCGCGGCGAGGATCAGGACCAGGGGTCCGGTGACCGCGTTGAAATAGGGCGGACCGACCGAGATCTTCTCGCCCGAAACGGCCTCGACCGCCACCGGATAGAGGGTGCCGACGAAGACGGTGCCGAGGATGACCGAGAGGATGAGGTTGTTGGCGACCAGCGCGCCTTCGCGGCTGACCGGGTCGAACCGCGCGCCTTCGCGGACGGAGGCGATGCGCAGCGCAAACAGGAGCAAGGCGCCGCCGGTGTAGAAGATCAGCAGGCCAAGGATGAAGCTGCCGCGGGTGGGGTCGACCGCGAAACTGTGGACGCTGGTGAGGATGCCCGACCGGACCAGGAAGGTGCCGATCATCGACATGGAGAAGGCGACCACCGCCAGCATGACGGTCCAGGCGCGTAAGGAGCCGCGCGCGGCCAGCACGTTGATCGAGTGAAGCAGGGCCGTGGCAGCGAGCCAGGGCATGAGCGAGGCATTCTCGACCGGATCCCAGAACCACCAGCCGCCCCAGCCGAGCTCGTAATAGGCCCAGTAGCTGCCGGCGACGATACCGATGGTCAGCAGCACCCAGGCGCCGAGGACCCACGGGCGCATGGCGCGGGCCATGGCGGGGCCGACCTCGCGGGTCAGCAAGGCGCCGACGGCGAGGCTGAAGGCGACCGACAGGCCGACATAGCCGAGGTAGAGGGTCGGCGGATGGAAGGCCAGGCCCGGATCCTGCAGCAGGGGATTGAGCCCCTGCCCTTGCGGCGGCGCCGGATCGAGGCGGGTGAAGGGATTGGAGGCGATCAGCAGGAAACTGAAAAAGCCGAGGGCCAGCAGCGCCTGCGCACCGAGCGTCGCGCGAAGGCTGGCTTCGGGCAGACGACGCTCGATCAGCGCGAGCAGGGCACCCGCGGCCGACAGCACCGTCACCCACAGGAGCATGGAGCCTTCGTGATTCCCCCAGGTGCCGGAGAAGCGGTAGATGAAGGGCTTGGCGCTGTGGCTGTTGGCGGCGACCAGTTCGACGCTGGTGTCGGTGCGCACGAACAGCCAGATCAGCAGGACGAAGGCGAGCAGGGTCAAAAGCCCCTGCGCCACCGCGACCGGGGCGACGAGCGTCTTGAGATCGCCAAGGCGGTTGCCGGCGAGCGCAAGGCAGAACTGGAGCAGGGCGAGCGCAAAGGCGAGCCAGAGCGCGGCCAGGCCGGCTTCGGCGATCATGCGTGCACCGGGAAGAGGACGTCACCCCGGGCTTGATCCGGAGTCTGCCTTCCCTGGACCAGCGCGTGTCGAACGAAGACAGGGGGATTCCGGGTCAAGCCCGGCATGACGAGCTTGCTTCGCGCACTCGTCACTTGACCGTCTCCCAGGTCATCATCTCCGCTGCCTGATTGCCCATCTGCGGCGGCATGTAGCGTTCGTCATGCTTGGCGAGGATGTTGTCGGCGACGAAGGTGCCGCCGGGCTGAAGCTGACCCTCGGCCACCGCGCCGCTATTTTCCTTGAACAGGTCGGGCACGATGCCGGTGAAGCGGACGGGGACTTCGCCGACGCCGTCGGTCATCACGAAGGCGACGCTGACGCCGTCCGGCTGGCGCTTGATCGAGCCCGCCTTGACCATGCCGCCGAGCCGCAGCGGCACGCCCACCTCGGCGCGGCCGGC is from Sphingomonas sp. LHG3406-1 and encodes:
- a CDS encoding DsbE family thiol:disulfide interchange protein produces the protein MSRRLWLIVPLLIFVGFVAAAAWRLAAPPDSNIRSRMVGREAPAFAAGPMLPGRPGLATADLGQGKPRLVNFFASWCVPCIAEAPVLLELQKRGVAIDAVALRDKPEDVTEFLARYGDPFGAIGDDPVGEAQIAFGSSGVPESFIVDGQGIVRYQHIGPIAPEQVAEVMAEWEKAK
- a CDS encoding heme lyase CcmF/NrfE family subunit, which produces MIAEAGLAALWLAFALALLQFCLALAGNRLGDLKTLVAPVAVAQGLLTLLAFVLLIWLFVRTDTSVELVAANSHSAKPFIYRFSGTWGNHEGSMLLWVTVLSAAGALLALIERRLPEASLRATLGAQALLALGFFSFLLIASNPFTRLDPAPPQGQGLNPLLQDPGLAFHPPTLYLGYVGLSVAFSLAVGALLTREVGPAMARAMRPWVLGAWVLLTIGIVAGSYWAYYELGWGGWWFWDPVENASLMPWLAATALLHSINVLAARGSLRAWTVMLAVVAFSMSMIGTFLVRSGILTSVHSFAVDPTRGSFILGLLIFYTGGALLLFALRIASVREGARFDPVSREGALVANNLILSVILGTVFVGTLYPVAVEAVSGEKISVGPPYFNAVTGPLVLILAALLFIGPLLRWRKDSRPNLRRIAGPALVTVAAFGLTFLDPAMGILPRLGLAFAAGLATASFLPLAGRDLRRTPLTIWGMVISHLGIAVAMAGAASDAAFTRETLAAARPGQVLGVGPWQVRFNGVDPVPGPNWTAIEGHLVATRGGTSIRLDPQSRYFSSPATETNEAAIATRWNGQLYTVIGHREGDRWQLRLWWKPFVTLIWLGGALIALGGLLAMIGRLRRERGRPLPVSGAAV
- the ccmE gene encoding cytochrome c maturation protein CcmE, producing MTLAPKHQRLVLVLLAVTALIGAVLLAMWGLADRAAYFRTPQDVTAGRAEVGVPLRLGGMVKAGSIKRQPDGVSVAFVMTDGVGEVPVRFTGIVPDLFKENSGAVAEGQLQPGGTFVADNILAKHDERYMPPQMGNQAAEMMTWETVK